From Agromyces sp. SYSU T00194, a single genomic window includes:
- a CDS encoding glycoside hydrolase, which yields MSYGRRRAAAIAASAAIAAGALTVAPAIEAEPAHAADGLTITPNPWYAGESFEGWGTSLVWFANATGDYPEELREDLYQAVFGEDGLDLNIARYNIGGGNASDVVDYLRPGGAVDGWWAPDPDGGAGVYDGAATTYGERDQVLAAYDADDPAQYDWSADATQRWWIERLTADDQISHWETFANSAPYFMTESGYVSGGFNSSAEQLKPAAIDDFATYLVNVTAHLEQEYGIDVDTIDPLNEPNTNYWGTTISGGVPVGGRQEGMHVGPARQAQLIDALAAALADPDAGTDVGIAAMDETNPGTFATNWAAYPGATRDSLDRMNVHTYGTSGRLVVRDLAKQADTDLWMSEIEGSWVNGYDPLNMENGLGIAGRIMDDLRELEPNAWVLWQPVEDLYNMQPQGENLNWGSVFIDLDCQPYDEGGTTVWKSARRVADAGGDSTAAPECGVEVNSKFNTIRNFTKFIHEGDRIIPTDDTTSTAAIDADGTGATIVHRNTASGAQQVTIDLSGFGDIADGASVTPFVTTAADSADDPTGNALVEQSAVAIDREARTATVTVPGRSVTSLVVDGVSGVSTDAPGLRDGHDVQLVGAQSGKALTASDGSAATTITTLASDADAAAAQSWTVHEVDPGERSATRRVVLETSDGRVLGATSAGTDLRDISAADASGSAETRWIVNTTDGQAFSLVNEALAQALDVGGQSTAENATVGVYGSNGGANQAWQPRDLALVDGMTVAARTLVGVEPDLPATVLPAYAWGTGAAVPVEWTLPDESAWAERGRVEVPGTATDLFGQAFEVTALVDVGGLTASDPRSITVAVGASVDSVRAAAPTTVPARVGASENAFDVPVEWDWSGVEASDLVQVGQVSVPGTATADGDELDALLTVLVTEGTLRNFAPDAGVTASASYAEPGYPVDRTRNGVLGDKGWSNWRSGTKEATSTLTYEFAARDVEQVSVQFYRDGTTSWAQTMRFELRGPDGTWNPVPGWETAQPVESPASGAPTVVAEFPATAATGIRVVMDAYPATHLIVSEVQLYESVASPAAVSTLAALRLDGVDLDGFAPDVTEYAVSLTGGRLPVVQAVPVDEDATVKVEQADASNGWTARIRVTSADGSSTTVTEVAISRTAVIDGLALAERPRVGDPVEVSATLDPAEGEVAYRWLRNGEPIDGATGPSYTPVTNDAGKLLAVEVTLSAPGVDATTATSDAERIVAALSRQP from the coding sequence ATGTCGTACGGAAGACGGCGGGCCGCTGCGATCGCAGCGAGCGCCGCCATCGCAGCAGGGGCGCTCACCGTCGCCCCCGCCATCGAAGCCGAGCCGGCCCATGCCGCCGACGGCCTCACGATCACACCCAACCCGTGGTACGCGGGCGAGTCGTTCGAGGGCTGGGGCACCAGCCTCGTCTGGTTCGCCAACGCCACGGGCGACTACCCGGAGGAGCTCCGCGAGGACCTGTACCAGGCCGTGTTCGGCGAGGACGGCCTCGACCTGAACATCGCCCGGTACAACATCGGCGGCGGCAACGCCTCCGACGTGGTCGACTACCTGCGCCCGGGCGGCGCGGTCGACGGCTGGTGGGCACCCGACCCCGACGGCGGAGCCGGCGTGTACGACGGCGCCGCGACCACCTACGGCGAGCGCGACCAGGTGCTCGCCGCGTACGACGCAGACGACCCCGCGCAGTACGACTGGAGCGCCGACGCGACCCAGCGCTGGTGGATCGAGCGCCTCACGGCCGACGACCAGATCAGCCACTGGGAGACGTTCGCGAACTCGGCCCCCTACTTCATGACCGAGAGCGGCTACGTGTCGGGTGGCTTCAACTCGAGCGCCGAACAGCTGAAGCCCGCCGCGATCGACGACTTCGCGACCTACCTCGTGAACGTCACCGCGCACCTCGAGCAGGAGTACGGCATCGACGTCGACACGATCGATCCGCTCAACGAGCCGAACACGAACTACTGGGGCACGACGATCTCGGGCGGCGTGCCCGTCGGCGGCCGCCAGGAGGGCATGCACGTCGGCCCGGCCAGGCAGGCGCAGCTGATCGACGCGCTCGCCGCGGCGCTCGCCGACCCCGACGCGGGCACCGACGTCGGCATCGCAGCCATGGACGAGACGAACCCCGGCACCTTCGCCACGAACTGGGCCGCGTATCCGGGGGCCACCCGCGACAGCCTCGACCGCATGAACGTGCACACCTACGGCACGTCTGGCCGGCTCGTCGTGCGCGACCTGGCCAAGCAGGCCGACACCGACCTCTGGATGAGCGAGATCGAGGGAAGCTGGGTCAACGGCTACGACCCGCTCAACATGGAGAACGGCCTCGGCATCGCCGGCCGCATCATGGACGACCTGCGAGAGTTGGAGCCGAACGCCTGGGTGCTCTGGCAGCCGGTGGAGGACCTCTACAACATGCAGCCGCAGGGCGAGAACCTCAACTGGGGCTCCGTGTTCATCGACCTCGACTGCCAGCCGTACGACGAGGGTGGCACCACCGTCTGGAAGTCCGCGCGGCGCGTCGCCGACGCGGGCGGCGACTCCACCGCGGCGCCGGAGTGCGGCGTCGAGGTGAACTCGAAGTTCAACACCATCCGCAACTTCACCAAGTTCATCCACGAGGGCGACCGCATCATCCCGACCGACGACACCACCAGCACCGCCGCGATCGACGCGGACGGCACCGGCGCGACCATCGTGCACCGCAACACGGCCTCCGGCGCCCAGCAGGTCACGATCGACCTGTCGGGCTTCGGCGACATCGCCGACGGCGCATCCGTGACGCCCTTCGTGACGACCGCCGCCGATTCGGCCGACGACCCGACCGGCAACGCCCTCGTGGAGCAGTCCGCCGTCGCGATCGACCGAGAGGCCCGCACCGCGACGGTCACCGTGCCCGGCAGGTCGGTCACGAGCCTCGTCGTCGACGGCGTCTCGGGGGTGTCGACGGATGCCCCGGGCCTGCGCGACGGCCACGACGTGCAGCTCGTCGGCGCCCAGAGCGGCAAGGCGCTCACCGCGTCCGACGGCTCGGCTGCGACGACCATCACCACCCTCGCGAGCGACGCGGATGCCGCGGCCGCCCAGTCGTGGACCGTCCACGAGGTCGACCCGGGCGAGCGCTCGGCGACCAGACGCGTGGTGCTCGAGACATCCGATGGCCGCGTGCTGGGCGCGACGAGCGCCGGCACCGACCTGCGGGACATCAGTGCGGCGGATGCCTCCGGCTCGGCCGAGACCCGCTGGATCGTGAACACGACCGACGGGCAAGCGTTCTCGCTCGTGAACGAGGCGCTCGCGCAGGCGCTCGACGTCGGCGGCCAGTCGACGGCCGAGAACGCCACGGTCGGGGTCTACGGATCGAACGGCGGAGCGAACCAGGCCTGGCAGCCGCGCGACCTCGCGCTCGTCGACGGCATGACCGTCGCGGCGCGCACGCTCGTCGGCGTCGAGCCCGACCTGCCCGCCACCGTGCTGCCCGCCTACGCGTGGGGAACGGGCGCGGCCGTGCCGGTCGAGTGGACGCTGCCGGACGAGTCGGCGTGGGCCGAGCGCGGCCGCGTCGAGGTGCCGGGCACCGCGACCGACCTGTTCGGGCAGGCGTTCGAGGTGACCGCACTCGTCGACGTCGGTGGGCTGACCGCCAGCGATCCGCGGTCGATCACGGTCGCCGTCGGCGCGAGCGTCGACAGCGTACGCGCGGCGGCGCCCACCACCGTGCCCGCTCGGGTCGGCGCATCGGAGAACGCCTTCGACGTGCCGGTCGAGTGGGACTGGTCGGGCGTCGAGGCATCCGATCTCGTGCAGGTCGGCCAGGTGTCCGTGCCCGGCACGGCGACCGCCGACGGCGACGAGCTCGACGCCCTGCTCACGGTGCTCGTCACCGAGGGCACGCTGCGCAACTTCGCGCCCGACGCGGGCGTGACCGCCTCGGCGAGCTACGCCGAGCCGGGGTACCCGGTCGACCGCACGCGCAACGGCGTGCTGGGAGACAAGGGCTGGTCGAACTGGCGCTCGGGAACGAAGGAGGCGACGAGCACCCTCACCTACGAGTTCGCCGCGCGCGACGTCGAACAGGTGTCGGTGCAGTTCTATCGGGACGGCACGACGAGCTGGGCGCAGACCATGCGGTTCGAGCTGCGCGGCCCCGACGGCACCTGGAACCCGGTGCCCGGGTGGGAGACCGCGCAGCCGGTCGAGTCGCCCGCGAGCGGTGCCCCGACCGTGGTCGCCGAGTTCCCGGCGACGGCCGCCACCGGCATCCGCGTCGTGATGGACGCGTACCCGGCGACGCACCTCATCGTCTCCGAGGTGCAGCTGTACGAATCGGTGGCGTCGCCCGCAGCCGTGAGCACGCTCGCGGCACTGCGCCTCGACGGGGTCGACCTCGACGGGTTCGCGCCCGACGTCACCGAGTACGCGGTGTCGCTCACCGGCGGCCGGCTGCCGGTCGTGCAAGCGGTGCCGGTCGATGAGGACGCGACGGTGAAGGTCGAGCAGGCGGATGCCTCGAACGGCTGGACCGCGCGGATCCGCGTGACGTCCGCCGACGGGTCGAGCACGACCGTCACCGAGGTCGCGATCTCGCGCACCGCGGTGATCGACGGCCTCGCTCTCGCCGAGCGCCCGCGCGTGGGCGACCCGGTCGAGGTGTCGGCGACGCTCGACCCCGCCGAGGGCGAGGTCGCGTACCGCTGGCTGCGCAACGGCGAGCCGATCGACGGTGCGACCGGGCCGAGCTACACGCCGGTCACCAACGACGCGGGCAAGCTGCTCGCCGTCGAGGTCACGCTCTCGGCGCCTGGAGTCGACGCGACCACGGCGACGAGCGACGCGGAGCGCATCGTCGCGGCACTGTCGCGACAGCCCTAG
- a CDS encoding LacI family DNA-binding transcriptional regulator — translation MTAPIPAATRRRGVSMADVAREANVSGQTVSRVANGRENVDPETRTRVLAAMQRLGYRPNSAARALRSGRFHSIGVIMFTLSSFGNMRTLDAVASAAAAAGYSITLIPVPHRTGGEISEAVDRLSEEAVDGVIMVVEAHLLDEREIELPPGLPVVVVDSNAQDRFPVVDTDQAHGARLATRHLLDLGHRTVHHIAGPASSFSAVHRREAWEQVLREAGAPVPPVHVGDWTSESGHEIGRALASDPDVTAVFAGNDQMALGVLRAMHEAGRDVPGEVSVVGFDDMEEARSFWPPLTTVRQFFGEVGRRSVEALIREVEEGELHDVELVPTELVVRGSTAPPPA, via the coding sequence ATGACTGCACCGATCCCGGCGGCGACTCGCCGCCGCGGTGTCTCGATGGCCGACGTCGCCCGCGAGGCGAACGTCTCCGGCCAGACCGTCTCCCGTGTCGCGAACGGCCGCGAGAACGTCGACCCCGAGACGCGCACCCGCGTGCTCGCGGCGATGCAGCGGCTCGGCTATCGGCCGAACAGCGCGGCCCGCGCCCTCCGCTCCGGCCGCTTCCACAGCATCGGCGTGATCATGTTCACGCTCTCCAGCTTCGGCAACATGCGCACGCTCGACGCGGTCGCGAGCGCCGCTGCCGCGGCCGGCTACTCGATCACGCTCATCCCCGTGCCCCACCGCACGGGCGGTGAGATCTCGGAGGCGGTCGATCGCCTGAGCGAGGAGGCCGTCGACGGCGTCATCATGGTCGTCGAGGCGCACCTGCTCGACGAGCGGGAGATCGAGTTGCCCCCGGGGCTCCCGGTCGTGGTCGTCGACTCGAACGCGCAGGACCGCTTCCCCGTGGTCGACACCGACCAGGCGCACGGCGCGCGACTCGCGACCCGCCACCTGCTCGACCTCGGCCATCGCACCGTGCACCACATCGCGGGGCCGGCATCGTCGTTCTCGGCCGTGCACCGCCGCGAGGCGTGGGAGCAGGTGCTGCGGGAGGCGGGCGCTCCCGTGCCGCCCGTGCACGTCGGCGACTGGACCAGCGAGTCGGGGCACGAGATCGGTCGCGCACTCGCATCCGACCCCGACGTGACCGCCGTGTTCGCCGGGAACGACCAGATGGCGCTCGGCGTGCTGCGCGCGATGCACGAGGCCGGCCGGGACGTGCCCGGCGAGGTCAGCGTCGTCGGCTTCGACGACATGGAGGAGGCGCGCAGCTTCTGGCCGCCGCTCACCACCGTGCGCCAGTTCTTCGGCGAGGTCGGCCGCCGGTCGGTCGAGGCGCTCATCCGCGAGGTCGAGGAGGGCGAGCTGCACGACGTGGAGCTCGTGCCCACCGAGCTCGTCGTGCGCGGGAGCACGGCACCGCCGCCGGCCTGA
- a CDS encoding carbohydrate ABC transporter permease, with protein MTMTSERTTTPPPAERTPGASARRPRRGNRSEWKGLAFTAPFLVVFLLVFIAPVVYSLFLSLFREQIVGGNAFVGLDNYAQLLQDEQFWEGFGRVVLFLLVQVPIMLGLALVAALAIDSARLHASNFFRIVVFLPYAVPAVVAVLMWGFIFGDKFGLVANVNDALGGDVVTPFAGSWILVSIGNIVTWEFVGYNMLIFYSALRVIPTDLYEAAAIDGAGQFRIVRAIKLPALRGAIVIATIFSIIGSFQLFNEPNILRTLAPNVITTYFTPNMYAYNLSFAGQQYNYSATVAIVMGVITAVIAYVVQLRGSRKEDR; from the coding sequence ATGACAATGACGTCGGAGCGCACGACGACACCGCCGCCGGCCGAACGCACGCCCGGGGCATCCGCTCGACGACCGAGACGCGGCAACCGCAGCGAGTGGAAGGGCCTGGCCTTCACCGCCCCCTTCCTGGTCGTCTTCCTGCTGGTGTTCATCGCACCGGTTGTCTACTCGCTCTTCCTCAGCCTGTTCCGGGAGCAGATCGTCGGCGGCAACGCGTTCGTCGGGCTCGACAACTACGCGCAGCTGCTGCAGGACGAGCAGTTCTGGGAGGGCTTCGGCCGGGTCGTGCTGTTCCTGCTCGTGCAGGTGCCGATCATGCTCGGCCTCGCGCTCGTCGCCGCGCTCGCGATCGACAGCGCACGGCTGCACGCGTCGAACTTCTTCCGCATCGTCGTCTTCCTGCCGTACGCGGTTCCGGCCGTCGTGGCCGTGCTCATGTGGGGCTTCATCTTCGGCGACAAGTTCGGGCTCGTCGCCAACGTCAACGACGCGCTCGGCGGCGACGTGGTCACGCCGTTCGCGGGATCGTGGATCCTCGTGTCGATCGGCAACATCGTCACCTGGGAGTTCGTCGGCTACAACATGCTGATCTTCTACTCCGCGCTGCGGGTGATCCCGACCGACCTCTACGAGGCGGCCGCGATCGACGGTGCCGGCCAGTTCCGCATCGTCCGCGCGATCAAGCTGCCCGCGCTGCGCGGCGCGATCGTCATCGCCACGATCTTCTCCATCATCGGCAGCTTCCAGCTCTTCAACGAGCCGAACATCCTGCGCACGCTCGCCCCGAACGTGATCACGACCTACTTCACCCCCAACATGTACGCCTACAACCTCTCGTTCGCGGGCCAGCAGTACAACTACTCGGCCACCGTCGCCATCGTCATGGGCGTCATCACCGCGGTGATCGCCTACGTCGTGCAACTCCGCGGCTCGCGGAAGGAGGACCGATGA
- a CDS encoding carbohydrate ABC transporter permease encodes MTIATAKRPGTGRPASARDARRREISPLRPRKSIAFTLLMVVFALYSLVPLVWLVINATKTQADLFSTFGLWFGGDFALFSNIWETLTYDDGIFLRWFGNTLLYVVVGAGGATLLATLAGYGLAKFRFRGRAAIFAVVLGAIAVPGTALAVPTFLMFSQLGLTNTPWAIIIPSLISPFGLYLIWVYAVDSVPKELLEAARMDGAGEFRTFFTISIRLLAPGIVTVLLFTVVATWNNYFLPLIMLSDPTWYPLTVGLNQWNAQATGVSAQPIYHLVITGSLLTIIPIVVAFLGLQRFWQSGLSAGSVKQ; translated from the coding sequence ATGACCATCGCGACCGCCAAGCGCCCCGGGACCGGGCGCCCCGCCTCCGCTCGCGATGCACGCCGCCGCGAGATCTCGCCGCTGCGGCCCCGCAAGTCGATCGCGTTCACGCTGCTCATGGTCGTGTTCGCCCTCTACAGCCTCGTGCCGCTCGTCTGGCTCGTCATCAACGCGACCAAGACGCAGGCCGACCTGTTCTCGACCTTCGGCCTCTGGTTCGGCGGCGACTTCGCCCTGTTCTCGAACATCTGGGAGACGCTGACCTACGACGACGGCATCTTCCTCCGCTGGTTCGGCAACACGCTGCTGTACGTCGTCGTCGGCGCCGGCGGCGCGACGCTGCTCGCGACGCTCGCCGGCTACGGCCTGGCGAAGTTCCGCTTCAGGGGCCGGGCCGCGATCTTCGCGGTCGTGCTCGGGGCGATCGCGGTGCCCGGCACCGCGCTCGCCGTGCCGACGTTCCTCATGTTCAGCCAGCTGGGGCTCACCAACACCCCGTGGGCGATCATCATCCCGTCGCTGATCAGCCCCTTCGGGCTGTACCTGATCTGGGTGTACGCGGTCGACTCGGTGCCGAAGGAGCTGCTCGAGGCCGCGCGCATGGACGGGGCAGGCGAGTTCCGCACCTTCTTCACGATCTCGATCCGGCTGCTGGCCCCCGGCATCGTGACGGTGCTGCTGTTCACGGTCGTCGCGACCTGGAACAACTACTTCCTGCCCCTCATCATGCTGAGCGACCCCACCTGGTACCCGCTCACCGTGGGCCTCAACCAGTGGAACGCGCAGGCGACCGGCGTCAGCGCGCAGCCCATCTACCACCTGGTGATCACGGGCTCCCTCCTCACGATCATCCCCATCGTCGTCGCGTTCCTCGGACTCCAGCGGTTCTGGCAGTCGGGGCTCAGCGCCGGGAGCGTCAAGCAGTGA
- a CDS encoding ABC transporter substrate-binding protein, protein MAIFRSALGRRITVAATAMLAVGALAACSTGGDSTSASGSADDLDAALEAGGSLTYWSWTPSAEAQVAAFEEAYPNVDVELVNAGTNTEEYTKLQNAIKAGSGAPDVVQIEYYAIPQFALTDSLLDLSQYGLDSLEDQYSASTWGAVNVDGALVGLPQDSGPMALFYNASVFDEYGIEVPTTWDEYVDAARALNEADPSKFITSDTGDAGFTTSMIWQAGGRPFDVSGTDVTIDLADEGTQQWTGVWDQLVEEGLLSDTPGWTDEWYQGLADGSIATLVTGAWMPGVLESSVADAAGDWRVAPMPTYDGTPVSAENGGGGQSVTAQSENPALAAAFLRWLNSDPESIAIFLESGGFPSTTADLEDPEFLALESDYFGGQQINEVLTQASKDVSTGWQYLPFQVYANSIFGDTVGQSYLNQAPLEDGLASWQSQLVEYGNSQGFTVGE, encoded by the coding sequence ATGGCCATCTTCCGCAGCGCTCTCGGGCGCCGGATCACCGTCGCCGCCACGGCGATGCTCGCGGTCGGCGCGCTCGCCGCCTGCTCCACCGGGGGCGACAGCACCTCCGCATCGGGCAGCGCCGACGACCTCGACGCCGCGCTCGAGGCGGGCGGCAGCCTCACCTACTGGAGCTGGACCCCCAGCGCGGAGGCGCAGGTCGCCGCGTTCGAGGAGGCGTACCCGAACGTCGACGTCGAGCTCGTCAACGCGGGCACGAACACCGAGGAGTACACGAAGCTCCAGAACGCGATCAAGGCGGGCTCCGGCGCGCCCGACGTCGTGCAGATCGAGTACTACGCCATTCCGCAGTTCGCGCTGACCGACTCGCTGCTCGACCTGTCGCAGTACGGCCTCGACTCGCTCGAGGACCAGTACAGCGCGTCCACCTGGGGCGCCGTGAACGTCGACGGCGCGCTCGTCGGCCTCCCGCAGGACTCGGGCCCCATGGCGCTGTTCTACAACGCGTCCGTGTTCGACGAGTACGGCATCGAGGTGCCGACCACGTGGGACGAGTACGTCGACGCCGCGCGCGCCCTGAACGAGGCCGACCCGTCGAAGTTCATCACGTCCGACACCGGTGACGCGGGCTTCACCACCAGCATGATCTGGCAGGCCGGCGGCCGCCCGTTCGACGTCTCGGGCACCGACGTCACCATCGACCTCGCCGACGAGGGCACCCAGCAGTGGACCGGCGTCTGGGACCAGCTCGTCGAGGAGGGCCTGCTCTCCGACACCCCCGGCTGGACCGACGAGTGGTACCAGGGCCTCGCCGACGGCTCGATCGCGACCCTCGTGACCGGCGCCTGGATGCCCGGCGTGCTCGAGTCGAGCGTCGCCGACGCGGCGGGCGACTGGCGCGTGGCCCCCATGCCGACCTACGACGGCACCCCGGTGTCGGCCGAGAACGGCGGCGGCGGCCAGTCGGTCACCGCGCAGAGCGAGAACCCGGCCCTCGCCGCGGCGTTCCTGCGCTGGCTGAACAGCGACCCGGAGTCGATCGCGATCTTCCTCGAGTCGGGCGGCTTCCCGTCGACCACGGCCGACCTGGAGGACCCGGAGTTCCTGGCGCTCGAGTCGGACTACTTCGGCGGCCAGCAGATCAACGAGGTGCTCACGCAGGCATCGAAGGACGTCTCGACCGGATGGCAGTACCTGCCGTTCCAGGTCTACGCGAACAGCATCTTCGGTGACACGGTCGGCCAGTCCTACCTGAACCAGGCGCCGCTCGAGGACGGACTCGCCTCCTGGCAGTCGCAGCTCGTCGAGTACGGCAACTCGCAGGGCTTCACGGTCGGCGAGTAG
- a CDS encoding glycoside hydrolase family 35 protein, whose translation MSRFVIGPTDFELDGHPFRILSGALHYFRVHPELWADRIRKARLMGLNTIETYVPWNLHEPRRGEWAAGDGLDLGRFLDLVAAEGMHAIVRPGPYICAEFDNGGLPAWLFRDPEVGVRRSEPRYLDAVTAYLRRVYEIVAPRQVDEGGPVILVQIENEYGAYGSDKAYLRALVETTRAAGITVPLNTIDQPTPQMLADGSLPGLHLTGSFGSRTTERLATLREFQPTGPLMCMEFWCGWFDDWGSHHHTTDAAESAAELDTLLAAGGSVNVYMFHGGTNFGLTNGANDKGRYAPIATSYDYDAPLDETGYPTEKYFAFREVIARYAEVPAEVPERRPDAPELAVPLRPGPRLLDLADRLGEASAHDDLPTFDDLGHDRGFAVFAARIDGSGPGTLVVGEEVRDRAWVLLDGEPVGVLARDAHERAIALPRASGELVLVVEDQGRVNYGTRIGEHKGLIGGVTVDGEPVRGWTVRPLDLGRVPGLVPTDRSGGPGALEADAVPDGPRERVTGPGAPAPGGGPRFATAEFALDAPADLYLDTADWGKGVVWVNGFLLGRYWRRGPQRTLVVPGPVTRAGANELVVLEFEALAETSARFVAHPELGHTEI comes from the coding sequence ATGAGCCGCTTCGTCATCGGCCCCACCGACTTCGAGCTCGACGGGCATCCGTTCCGCATCCTCTCGGGCGCCCTGCACTACTTCCGCGTGCACCCCGAGCTCTGGGCCGACCGCATCCGCAAGGCGCGACTGATGGGGCTCAACACCATCGAGACCTACGTGCCGTGGAACCTGCACGAGCCGCGTCGCGGCGAGTGGGCGGCCGGCGACGGGCTCGACCTCGGGCGCTTCCTCGACCTCGTGGCCGCCGAGGGCATGCATGCGATCGTGCGCCCCGGCCCCTACATCTGCGCCGAGTTCGACAACGGCGGGCTGCCCGCGTGGCTGTTCCGCGACCCCGAGGTGGGCGTGCGTCGCAGCGAGCCCCGCTACCTCGACGCCGTCACGGCCTACCTGCGCCGCGTCTACGAGATCGTCGCGCCGCGCCAGGTCGACGAGGGCGGCCCCGTGATCCTCGTGCAGATCGAGAACGAGTACGGCGCGTACGGCTCCGACAAGGCCTACCTGCGGGCGCTCGTCGAGACGACCCGCGCGGCCGGCATCACCGTGCCCCTCAACACCATCGACCAGCCGACCCCGCAGATGCTCGCCGACGGCAGCCTGCCCGGCCTGCACCTGACCGGCTCGTTCGGGTCTCGCACCACGGAGCGGCTCGCGACCCTGCGCGAGTTCCAGCCCACGGGACCCCTCATGTGCATGGAGTTCTGGTGCGGCTGGTTCGACGACTGGGGCTCGCACCACCACACGACGGATGCCGCCGAGTCGGCCGCCGAACTCGACACGCTGCTCGCCGCGGGCGGGTCGGTCAACGTCTACATGTTCCACGGCGGCACGAACTTCGGACTCACCAACGGCGCCAACGACAAGGGCCGCTATGCGCCCATCGCGACCAGCTACGACTACGACGCGCCGCTCGACGAGACCGGGTACCCGACCGAGAAGTACTTCGCGTTCCGCGAGGTGATCGCCCGCTACGCCGAGGTGCCCGCCGAGGTGCCCGAGAGGCGACCGGATGCCCCCGAGCTCGCCGTGCCGCTCCGGCCGGGCCCGCGCCTGCTCGACCTGGCCGACCGGCTGGGCGAGGCATCCGCCCACGACGACCTGCCGACGTTCGACGACCTCGGGCACGACCGCGGGTTCGCGGTGTTCGCCGCCCGCATCGACGGCTCGGGGCCGGGCACGCTCGTGGTCGGCGAGGAGGTGCGCGACCGGGCGTGGGTGCTGCTCGACGGCGAGCCCGTGGGCGTGCTCGCGCGCGACGCGCACGAGCGGGCGATCGCCCTGCCACGTGCGTCGGGCGAGCTCGTCCTCGTGGTCGAGGACCAGGGCAGGGTGAACTACGGCACGCGGATCGGCGAGCACAAGGGGCTGATCGGCGGGGTGACCGTCGACGGCGAGCCGGTGCGTGGCTGGACCGTGCGGCCGCTCGACCTGGGGCGCGTGCCGGGGCTCGTGCCGACCGACCGCTCGGGTGGGCCGGGTGCGCTCGAGGCCGACGCCGTGCCGGACGGGCCACGTGAGCGGGTGACGGGCCCGGGTGCTCCCGCGCCCGGTGGCGGCCCGCGGTTCGCGACGGCCGAGTTCGCGCTCGACGCGCCCGCAGACCTCTACCTCGACACCGCCGACTGGGGCAAGGGCGTCGTCTGGGTCAACGGCTTCCTGCTCGGCCGCTACTGGCGGCGCGGTCCGCAGCGGACCCTCGTGGTGCCCGGTCCGGTGACGCGCGCCGGCGCGAACGAACTCGTGGTGCTGGAGTTCGAGGCGTTGGCGGAGACATCCGCTCGCTTCGTCGCCCACCCCGAGCTCGGCCACACCGAGATCTGA
- a CDS encoding NAD(P)/FAD-dependent oxidoreductase produces the protein MTDASAPQRHDWDVIVIGGGAAGLSAALMLGRSRRRVLVVDAGAPRNGPAGHMHGVLGRDHTSPADLLAAGRAELTRYDVTIESGAVASAAQLDDEVPGFEVVLDSGERYTARRLLVATGLVDELPDVPGLAEQWGRGVVMCPYCDGWEVRDERVAVLAGARVDTHQAQLMRQVAADVTLYANGAAVLDRVRAELDACDIALDEREIERVVADAEGRLAGIRFADGSERAVDVLFVAPKAVPNDGVLRGLFARTMRESGVNWALLDDAGQTSVRGLYAAGNVVSAKSSVPWAMSSGSLAGTAINADLVAEDVRRAVASAAG, from the coding sequence GTGACGGATGCCTCGGCGCCGCAGCGCCACGACTGGGACGTCATCGTCATAGGCGGCGGGGCCGCCGGCCTCAGCGCCGCGCTCATGCTCGGGCGCTCGCGCCGCCGCGTGCTCGTGGTCGACGCCGGCGCGCCGCGCAACGGGCCGGCCGGACACATGCACGGCGTGCTCGGACGCGACCACACCTCCCCCGCCGACCTGCTCGCCGCCGGCCGCGCGGAACTCACCCGCTACGACGTGACGATCGAGTCGGGCGCCGTCGCCTCCGCCGCGCAGCTCGACGACGAGGTGCCCGGCTTCGAGGTCGTGCTCGACTCCGGCGAGCGCTACACCGCGCGGCGCCTCCTCGTCGCGACCGGGCTCGTCGACGAACTGCCCGACGTGCCGGGCCTCGCCGAGCAGTGGGGGCGCGGCGTCGTCATGTGCCCGTACTGCGACGGGTGGGAGGTGCGCGACGAGCGCGTCGCGGTGCTCGCGGGCGCGCGCGTCGACACGCACCAGGCGCAGCTCATGCGCCAGGTCGCGGCCGACGTCACCCTGTACGCCAACGGCGCGGCGGTGCTCGATCGCGTGCGCGCGGAGCTCGACGCGTGCGACATCGCGCTCGACGAGCGCGAGATCGAGCGGGTCGTCGCCGATGCGGAGGGTCGGCTCGCCGGCATCCGCTTCGCCGATGGTTCCGAGCGGGCCGTCGACGTGCTGTTCGTGGCCCCGAAGGCGGTGCCGAACGATGGCGTGCTGCGCGGGCTGTTCGCCCGCACCATGCGCGAGTCCGGCGTGAACTGGGCACTGCTCGACGACGCCGGCCAGACCAGCGTGCGCGGGCTGTACGCCGCCGGCAACGTCGTCTCGGCGAAGTCGTCGGTGCCGTGGGCGATGTCGTCGGGCTCGCTCGCAGGCACGGCGATCAACGCCGACCTCGTCGCCGAGGACGTGCGCCGCGCGGTCGCGTCCGCCGCGGGCTGA